GGCAGGCGAAGAACCGCACAAACAGCTCGAAGGTGAACCAGATGACGCACGTGGTCTCGATGATGAAGAAGGGGTCGGTGAAGGTGAGCGAGGGCCGTGGGAtggtgctgttgctgttgttgtccaGGCGGCTGGTTACCTGAAGCTCCCGCTCGTCCCTGAACTCTGGCAGCGTCTCCAGGCAGAAGGTGATGATGGATATTGTGATGACGATCACGGACACTATGGCGATGCCCCGCGCAGGGCTGGAGCTCTCCGGGTACTCGAAGATGAGCCACACCTGCTTCTGGAACTCGTTCTGGGGCAGgggcttctcctcctccttgatGAATCCTTCATCCTCACGGAACCTCTCCATGGCCTCCTCCCCCAGCTGATAAAACCTAATCTCGTCTGCAAACACATCGATGGACACGTTCACCGGTCTCCGGATTTTACCTCCTGACTGATAAAAATACAGAATCCCGTCAAAGCTCGGTCTGTTGCGGTCAAAGAAGTACTCGTTTCGGAGGGGGTCAAAGTACTTGATCCTCTTAGCTGGGTCACCGAGTAGAGTGTCTGGAAACTGGTTCAGGGTGCCCAGCTGGGTCTCGTACCTGAGGCCGGCTATGTTAATGAGCACCCTCTCGTTGCTCTCCATGTCCATTTCCATGTCCAGCATGTCCTCGTCGAACAGGTGCGGGCTGTGGTCCGCGCGTAAAAGCGCATCCATGGCGTTCTCGCTGCAGCTGAACGTGTTGTTCATGTCGTTGATCTTCCAGGATCCGCTGCTGTggatccgctgctgctgctgctgctgatgctgatgctgctgctgatgatgatgatgctgatgtccGGGGCTGCCCCGGGTGTTCAGCTCTTTACCCCCGTACTCCTGCACGAACCCCGGCTGAGGGACATCCAGCGCGTTCCGGCAGCTTTCATCGGCATtgttgcctcctcctcctcctcctccacctccacctccgcTCCCTTTGGCACCGCCGTTCTCAAAGCTCACCAAGGCTATCTCCATACCGCAGCCATGCACGGTCAGTGCGTGAGAAACGACGCGGACTTGTTGATCCGCGGCGCGAACATCATCCGAGGTTTCTGCGGCTTGGTGGACTCAGAAGTTTGTCGCTGAGCAGCAGGTGGAGGCGAGAGTCTCGGCAGCCGCAGCCCGACGCATCTGTGGCGGCGAGGATTCCGGACGTTGTTCGGGGCTTAAGCCGACGCTGCTCTGGTTGGAGTTAATATTAAAATCgcaggagaaaagaggagatggaggaggatgagagcgagagagagactaaTACTCGTTacagcatctctctctcactcactcacacacacactcctctggGGGCGGGGACACATTTTCTGTCTTCATGGATGTGTCCACTTTCCCTCACACtgtattttttccacattttatatCTTCACATTATCTTcacatattatttaaatatatatatatatatatatatatgatagagttacacaaaataaaaaaaatatatataatatcaagTCTCACCGAATATATTACAAAGCAGCAAAAATGTATGatatattcaaaaaaaaaatgtatcaatgTTTAAcgttttgtgttaaaatgtgtgtcattttgtcaacattcactctcccacaccaaaccccatagagaaaatcagcgtttttagctggcaggggacacaggagctgctggtcaactgctgcctcgtgtggtcactttgtgtcactgaggtaaatctgaacaaagaatttcaaacaccaaagtcgcAAAACAACACGatagaacttagtgatgaaggcagcagtggatcaacaacactcctgtgcgctgtgatgtaaaatcgctcgttttctctatggggtttggtgcaggaggaaGAGTTTGCGTTTATGAATACATTCTATATTATCCTTGTATTATTGGTAGTTTAATGTTATATACAGCTGTATAAGCTGTATATGTGTCTTTAAATGTAGCTCATGGTGAAAGCACAGCTTTTGATTCATATTCTCTCCCTAGATCTTATATAACGCCAGAACCTCGGAGTGTTTTATGCACTCGACTGGTCGCTGTGATGCTTTTAATGCACATGAACACATCTCCTGACAGTGCGAGCACAAAGGCCTGACTTCCACATCAGCTCACCCATGGACTCCTTCACTGAGGGtctttttgttgtctttgtgtcctcgtcctcctcctctctgtgtggatggatggaggcCGGGGCCCCGGGGCCACACTCTGTGGACCGGGGTCATTCTTTAGAAACActcacagaataaaaaaagcGAAATGTCTCCACAGCATCACTGTGGAGGACGTTGGTGGGTGTTGGAAAATGTGTTCTGTCCTGTCTTCTACGTGAGATCCAGAAGTTTGTCGCAAAAAATTTGAAATGTTTGAGTGAAAATGTCACGTTTGCAATGTCACAAAAGCAAATTAGCTTTGAAATGATTACGATGTCCAGATCGGAAACAGAGGAGAGTTGCTGTGTGTACAAATAAGCACGTAAGCTAGCAAGGAAGTTGGGCTACTGACTCTAAACGTAGTAAGCACTAGCATTAGCCCAAACGAGCAAGTCATTAGCTTGTGTTTACTCACGTTACTAGCATGCTACACAAGTTTTAGCGACTTGaaaattgctttgtttttagcGTGAATGAATCGCAAGAGGTTTAAATGACCTTAGCTACTTTAAGATTAAGAGGTTGGCTACAGTATTAGCAGTTAGCTAGCACCCGAGTGTGTCGTGAAACTAATACTTTTTCAAGTAAGTACGTTTTTATTCAAGGGGTGGAGCTTAGCCACAGGTCAACTGCTTTGTTCACAGACATAAACAGATGCAGTTTTGGCAGCACacgcaataaataataataatcccacGCACTAACCCTTTAACTgaggaacatttaaaaaaaagacaggctTCTACAAAAGAcaagagcacagacacacacacacacagtggaccttGTAGCTAAAAGCAGAGAAGGTGACCTATTTAAAAGGTTAGTTTCTTTGGCTCGCGGCTGGATTAGGAAAACAAAGCACGGGCTCTATATTTATCCTTTTTCTTATCTAATGCTGCAGCCTCATCATGATAAGAACTATGTGCATCTCCCCGCCCCTGGATTAGTGCACTGTCCTCAGACTACTGCAGCCATGAATAATAACTCCAGCATCCATCATCTATCTCACTGTGTGACTGCATGgccactggcaaaaaaaaaataaaaaaaatcactgctgCGATTTCACGCACTGGATACGACCATGAGAACGTTCTCACAATAAGAAACTTCACATTTGTTGTGGGGATTAATGAGATCATGGAGGAAAACCAGTCCTTGGCGTGATGGTGATGATTAGCATCTGTTGTTACAGTAGCAGTAAAATGTCGGGGGGAGgtggaaccaatcccagctgacttgAGGCCAGAGGCggggtttaaaagaaaaatg
This Solea solea chromosome 3, fSolSol10.1, whole genome shotgun sequence DNA region includes the following protein-coding sequences:
- the LOC131456635 gene encoding potassium voltage-gated channel subfamily A member 1, giving the protein MEIALVSFENGGAKGSGGGGGGGGGGGNNADESCRNALDVPQPGFVQEYGGKELNTRGSPGHQHHHHQQQHQHQQQQQQRIHSSGSWKINDMNNTFSCSENAMDALLRADHSPHLFDEDMLDMEMDMESNERVLINIAGLRYETQLGTLNQFPDTLLGDPAKRIKYFDPLRNEYFFDRNRPSFDGILYFYQSGGKIRRPVNVSIDVFADEIRFYQLGEEAMERFREDEGFIKEEEKPLPQNEFQKQVWLIFEYPESSSPARGIAIVSVIVITISIITFCLETLPEFRDERELQVTSRLDNNSNSTIPRPSLTFTDPFFIIETTCVIWFTFELFVRFFACPSKSEFSKTVMNIIDIMSIMPYFITVGTELAEQQGQEHQNGQQAMSLAILRVIRLVRVFRIFKLSRHSKGLQILGQTLKASMRELGLLIFFLFIGVILFSSAVFFAEADEPESHFSSIPDAFWWAVVTMTTVGYGDMRPITVGGKIVGSLCAIAGVLTIALPVPVIVSNFNYFYHRETDQDQSSLKDEPNSGRASPELKRKGSKTSNKSQDVENNDPAAGAAAEKANIKANSNMDFKKSLYAFCLDTRETDL